The following proteins come from a genomic window of Flavobacteriales bacterium:
- a CDS encoding ORF6N domain-containing protein — protein MSKELAISQKHIESPIFSIRDNQVMIDRDLAEMYQVEVKRLNEQVKRNIERFPESFRFQLTEGEKNEPVANCDRFETLKHSSNNPYAFTEQGVAMLSAVLRSETAIKVSIQIINAFVEMRKLIANHSGLLQRMDGVERKLAESDQKFEQVFKALESEDNIPTQGVFFNGQVFDAYELASKIIRSAKSSIVLIDNYIDESTLTHLAKKNKDVQVSLLSRVINKQGLRPEQIYPIVPVLSLK, from the coding sequence ATGAGTAAAGAGTTGGCCATTTCGCAAAAGCATATCGAAAGCCCCATATTCTCCATTCGGGACAATCAGGTGATGATTGATCGTGACCTGGCCGAGATGTATCAGGTTGAAGTAAAAAGATTGAATGAGCAAGTCAAAAGAAATATTGAGCGATTCCCTGAATCATTTCGTTTTCAGCTTACTGAAGGCGAAAAGAATGAACCGGTCGCAAATTGCGACCGGTTCGAAACGCTGAAACATTCATCCAATAATCCCTACGCTTTTACCGAGCAGGGTGTGGCCATGCTTTCCGCTGTTTTGCGCAGTGAAACAGCCATCAAGGTCAGTATCCAAATCATCAATGCCTTTGTCGAAATGCGAAAGCTTATAGCCAACCATAGTGGACTTTTACAACGCATGGATGGCGTAGAACGAAAATTGGCAGAAAGCGACCAAAAATTTGAGCAAGTATTTAAAGCCTTAGAGAGCGAAGACAACATCCCCACCCAGGGTGTGTTTTTTAACGGACAAGTATTTGATGCTTATGAATTGGCTTCTAAAATTATCCGCTCAGCGAAATCAAGCATTGTATTAATCGATAACTACATCGATGAAAGCACACTGACCCACTTAGCCAAGAAAAATAAAGATGTACAGGTATCATTACTTAGTAGAGTCATCAATAAACAAGGCTTAAGACCAGAACAAATCTATCCAATTGTTCCGGTCTTAAGCCTTAAATAA